The Haloarchaeobius litoreus DNA window CGGTACTCGTGGGGACGGCCCTCGACGTGGCACAGGAGCCCCTGACGTTCTCGTTCTCGCTCCCGAAGGGCTCCTACGCCACCGTCCTGCTGCGCGAGTACCTGAAGGTGGACCCGGTCGAACTTGGCTGACAGGCGACGCTCTCCTCGCGTGGACCGTTGCGTCGCGCACCCGCTACGCGGTCCACGGCTGCTGGTCAGGGCACGCCGGTCGTGGGCCCGGCTCCGTATTTGAACCCTCTGTCGCGGATCTCGTTCGCGGGTGCTCGAACCGCACGGCTTTAGGCCAGCCGACGGTTACCGCCTGATATGGACTGCAGGCGGTGTGAGACGTCGCTCGAACGGCCGGGAGACTACTGTCTCACCTGCCACACCGCCAACTGCGACGCCGTGGTCGTCGACTGTGCTCGCGAGCGGGCGACCGTCACGGTACTCGACGGCGAGGAGGTCGTCGGCGAGACGACGGTGACGACGGTGCCCGACGACGGCGAGGAGACCGGCGTCGTCGAGTTCCGAAACTTCGCGGGTCGCGTGGCAGACGAGATTCGCCGGAAGCGCCCGGAGACGGTGTACGCGGCGGGCGACCGCGCCGTCGTCCGGGAGACGCGCGCCCAGCTCCACCACGAGTTCTACCGCGTGGACGGCGAAGACCCCGTCGCGGCGGCGATTGGCGGGCTGGGCGAGTCGGGCCTCGACGTCGTCGACCTCGCGCCCCGGGAGAAGATCGGGGGCGCGCACTCGACGCTCATCGGGGGCCGTACGGGACAGACAGCCATCCGGACCGTCGCCGAACACCCGCACGTGAAGAAGGTCATCCCGGGCCCGATCGATGCCGGCGGGTCGAGCTCGCAGGCGAGCGTCGGTGCGAAGGTGACCCGGGCCGACGGCAACGGCAACGTTCGGATGCTCATCCGGGACGGCTCCAGTGTTCAGGAGAACCGTGTCGTCACGACGGCTGGCGACCGGGAGATGGGTGAACGCGTCCGTGAGGATCTGAACGAAGCGCTCACGACAGCCGACCTGGGCTGACGCGGGCGTTCCAACTCAACAGGTTTATTTGCGGGCT harbors:
- a CDS encoding DUF2103 domain-containing protein, which encodes MDCRRCETSLERPGDYCLTCHTANCDAVVVDCARERATVTVLDGEEVVGETTVTTVPDDGEETGVVEFRNFAGRVADEIRRKRPETVYAAGDRAVVRETRAQLHHEFYRVDGEDPVAAAIGGLGESGLDVVDLAPREKIGGAHSTLIGGRTGQTAIRTVAEHPHVKKVIPGPIDAGGSSSQASVGAKVTRADGNGNVRMLIRDGSSVQENRVVTTAGDREMGERVREDLNEALTTADLG